One Deltaproteobacteria bacterium genomic window, CCGGCATCTTTCAATTTACCGCCATGAACCAGAGGGTCCCTCATGTGATATTCGCTTGTATCTTAATATTCCTCCTTTACCCCATGAAAATTCGCGGCAAAGAGGATCGTATCAGCTGGGATGGATACCTCTTCGCCCTCATCTCCTTAGCTATTGGGCTTTATGTATTGCTCACTTGGTTTAAAAAGATAGGGGCCATAGGGATGGCTATACCATGGTACGAAATGGTCATGGGGGGCATTCTGATCATTCTCTGCATCGATGCTGCCCGCCGCACAGTGGGATGGGCCTTTCCCAGTGTGGCTATATTTTTCCTTATTTATGCCCGATTTGGTGAGATGCTGCCCGGCCCATTGGCCCATAAGAACTATGAGATAGAGCGCATTATAACCAGCATGTTTATCACAACTGAGGGGATATTCGGCATGCTGGCAGGGATCTCTGCCACCTTCGTCTTTCTTTTCATTCTATTTGGTTCGATGTTGAGGGAGGCGGGCGGAGGGGAATTCTTTCTCCGATTGGCCTATGGCCTGTTTGGCCATGTAAGGGGAGGTCCGGCAAAGGTCGCTGTGGTTGCCAGCTCCCTTTTTGGCATGATGTCAGGCAGCGGAACTGCAAATGTAGCTGGTACTGGACAAATCACCATTCCCTTGATGAAGAGGACAGGTTATCGACCTCATTTTGCTGGGGCAGTGGAAACGGCGGCCAGTGCGGGTGGGCTTTTGATGCCACCTATCATGGGGAGTGCGGTGTTCATAATTATGGAACTCTTAGGGGTGACTTATCTTACCATCATAAAAGCAGCAATCTTGGTGGCGATCCTCTATTACTTTGGTCTCTTTTTAATGATTGATATCGAGGCCCAGAAAATAGGTCTGGTTGGCCTCAAGAAAGAGGAGATCCCTTCCTTGAAGGAGACCCTCAAGGATGGTTGGCATTTTTTAATCCCTATCGCCGTCTTGATCTATTTTGTTGTGGTGCCTAAGGTCTCTGTGACCAGGGCGGCATTTTGGGCGACAGTGAGCATCCCCGCAGTGAGCATGTTAAGATGGAGAAAGAGGGCAACGATAAAGCAGATCTTAGATGGTTTGGAGAAAGGGGCGCGAACCGCCCTCCCTGTGGTGGCAATCCTTGCCTTGGGTGGGGTAGTGGTAGGGATGATCACCCTCACCGGCCTAGGGCTGATGATGTCATCCCTTATGATCGAAGCATCAAAAGGAAATCTCCTCATCCTGCTGTTTTTAACCATGATTGCCTCTATCATCTTGGGGATGGGGGTTCCCCCTGTGGCTGCCTATATTGTATTGGCCATCTTGGTGGTGCCAGCCTTGACCAAGATGGGGATCTATCCCTTGGCTGCCCATTTGTTTGTCTTTTATTTTGCCGTCATCGCAGGGATTACCCCCCCCATGGCGCCAGATGCCTTTGTCGCCGCGGGGATAGCAGATTCTCCCATGATGAAGACGGCCCTCACGGCGTGTCGCTTGGCCCTGGTCGTCTTTATTCTCCCCTACATCTTTGTCTATGATAATGCGCTTCTTTTAGTAGGGAGTTTTGGGAAGATCATTTGGGTAATGGTCACCGCCGTATTGGGGGTATTTGCCCTGGCCTCAGCCTTGCAGGGCTATATGAGAGTACCAATCCCCATACCCTTTCGCGGGCTGCTACTTCTGAGTGCCCTCGGTCTGATTATACCAGGATTTAAGACGGACCTTATAGGTTTGGGGCTCCTCTTTATGGTGTCCCTATATCAGGTCCCGGATTTCTTCAAAAAATATGGCAATGTGTTGTTAAAGGAAGGATCCTATAGGTTTGGGAAAAAGAAGAAACCCAGTTCAAACCAATTTCGTGGGGGCAATAGATAAGCGATGGAGGTCTTAACGAAACTTATAGACCTTTTAGCAGAGACTGAGTTCAATGACTTGTCTTATGAGGTAGTGGAAAACACAAAGAAGTTTATCTTGGATTCGTTGGGGGTGGCCATTGCTGGTTCCTCTGCGCCAGGTTGCAAGGAGGTTGTAGGTCTTATGAAGGAATGGGGGGGGAGGCCTGAGGCTACTATTATGGTCTATGGAGGTAAGGTCCCTTCCCCGTTCGCTGTCTTGGCCAACAGCACGATGATGCATGCCTTGGATTTCGATGACACCCTTGATGAGTCGGCCCTTCATGCATACGCTTCCGTCCTTCCGACTGCCTTGGCCATGGCCGAGACAAGGGGCGATGTAAGTGGCAAAGACCTTATTAATGCAGTAACCCTTGGTGTTGATCTGGTATGTCGGCTAGGGTTGGCTATCAAGAGGCCTCTTTCCTGGATCAGAACCTCTACCTGCGGCTCGTTTGGTGCCGCAGCGACGGCAGCCAAAATTTTGGGACTGGATCGTGAAAAGATGCTCAATAC contains:
- a CDS encoding TRAP transporter permease — translated: GIFQFTAMNQRVPHVIFACILIFLLYPMKIRGKEDRISWDGYLFALISLAIGLYVLLTWFKKIGAIGMAIPWYEMVMGGILIILCIDAARRTVGWAFPSVAIFFLIYARFGEMLPGPLAHKNYEIERIITSMFITTEGIFGMLAGISATFVFLFILFGSMLREAGGGEFFLRLAYGLFGHVRGGPAKVAVVASSLFGMMSGSGTANVAGTGQITIPLMKRTGYRPHFAGAVETAASAGGLLMPPIMGSAVFIIMELLGVTYLTIIKAAILVAILYYFGLFLMIDIEAQKIGLVGLKKEEIPSLKETLKDGWHFLIPIAVLIYFVVVPKVSVTRAAFWATVSIPAVSMLRWRKRATIKQILDGLEKGARTALPVVAILALGGVVVGMITLTGLGLMMSSLMIEASKGNLLILLFLTMIASIILGMGVPPVAAYIVLAILVVPALTKMGIYPLAAHLFVFYFAVIAGITPPMAPDAFVAAGIADSPMMKTALTACRLALVVFILPYIFVYDNALLLVGSFGKIIWVMVTAVLGVFALASALQGYMRVPIPIPFRGLLLLSALGLIIPGFKTDLIGLGLLFMVSLYQVPDFFKKYGNVLLKEGSYRFGKKKKPSSNQFRGGNR